From the Mustelus asterias chromosome 14, sMusAst1.hap1.1, whole genome shotgun sequence genome, one window contains:
- the mettl21a gene encoding protein N-lysine methyltransferase METTL21A isoform X3: protein MFYRVRVSLGWNIMALLPYDGAMIPGLRKFHEASATFHYAKRDIVIRQNWNQLGVAAVVWDAAIVLCTYLELGTIQLQDRTVIELGAGTGLVGIVAALLGADVTVTDRGVALQFLESNLQENIPTDLQSRARARELSWGVDLQQFDAGGYDVVLGADVVYLEETFPALLETLEYLSSEQTTILLSCRIRYERDQNFLKMLGSRFTVEKVYYDTEKDVHVYKAQKRMVKEDL from the exons atg TTTTACAGAGTACGTGTGAGCCTGGGCTGGAACATAATGGCTCTACTGCCGTACGATGGCGCTATGATACCAGGACTCCGGAAATTCCATGAAGCATCAGCAACCTTTCACTACGCCAAGAGGGACATAGTGATCCGACAGAACTGGAATCAGCTTGGAGTAGCAGCGGTCGTGTGGGATGCC GCCATTGTACTTTGCACATATCTTGAACTGGGAACAATCCAGCTCCAAGACCGTACTGTGATAGAGCTGGGAGCGGGTACAGGATTAGTCGGAATAGTTGCAGCACTGCTAG GTGCTGATGTAACAGTCACTGACAGGGGAGTGGCGTTACAGTTCCTGGAGTCCAACCTCCAAGAAAACATCCCCACTGACCTGCAGAGCAGGGCGCGGGCCAGGGAGCTGAGCTGGGGGGTGGACCTGCAGCAGTTTGACGCGGGTGGCTATGACGTGGTCTTGGGAGCTGACGTGGTGTACCTGGAGGAGACCTTCCCAGCCCTGCTGGAGACATTGGAATACCTCAGCTCTGAGCAGACCACGATCCTGCTGTCCTGCCGCATCCGCTACGAGCGAGACCAGAACTTCCTGAAGATGCTCGGAAGTCGCTTCACGGTGGAGAAAGTCTACTATGACACCGAGAAAGATGTTCACGTTTATAAGGCACAGAAAAGAATGGTGAAGGAAGACCTTTAA
- the mettl21a gene encoding protein N-lysine methyltransferase METTL21A isoform X2, with amino-acid sequence MALLPYDGAMIPGLRKFHEASATFHYAKRDIVIRQNWNQLGVAAVVWDAAIVLCTYLELGTIQLQDRTVIELGAGTGLVGIVAALLGADVTVTDRGVALQFLESNLQENIPTDLQSRARARELSWGVDLQQFDAGGYDVVLGADVVYLEETFPALLETLEYLSSEQTTILLSCRIRYERDQNFLKMLGSRFTVEKVYYDTEKDVHVYKAQKRMVKEDL; translated from the exons ATGGCTCTACTGCCGTACGATGGCGCTATGATACCAGGACTCCGGAAATTCCATGAAGCATCAGCAACCTTTCACTACGCCAAGAGGGACATAGTGATCCGACAGAACTGGAATCAGCTTGGAGTAGCAGCGGTCGTGTGGGATGCC GCCATTGTACTTTGCACATATCTTGAACTGGGAACAATCCAGCTCCAAGACCGTACTGTGATAGAGCTGGGAGCGGGTACAGGATTAGTCGGAATAGTTGCAGCACTGCTAG GTGCTGATGTAACAGTCACTGACAGGGGAGTGGCGTTACAGTTCCTGGAGTCCAACCTCCAAGAAAACATCCCCACTGACCTGCAGAGCAGGGCGCGGGCCAGGGAGCTGAGCTGGGGGGTGGACCTGCAGCAGTTTGACGCGGGTGGCTATGACGTGGTCTTGGGAGCTGACGTGGTGTACCTGGAGGAGACCTTCCCAGCCCTGCTGGAGACATTGGAATACCTCAGCTCTGAGCAGACCACGATCCTGCTGTCCTGCCGCATCCGCTACGAGCGAGACCAGAACTTCCTGAAGATGCTCGGAAGTCGCTTCACGGTGGAGAAAGTCTACTATGACACCGAGAAAGATGTTCACGTTTATAAGGCACAGAAAAGAATGGTGAAGGAAGACCTTTAA